One Solanum stenotomum isolate F172 unplaced genomic scaffold, ASM1918654v1 scaffold9143, whole genome shotgun sequence genomic window, ACGAATGGATTTTGATAACTACTGATTCAGATTTGAGGGATGGGATGCATTCACTAAGGTTGTTGGGAAGGACTACTATGAGATTACGGGTTACCCCAAAAGCTGCCACAAGGAAATTTCCGTAAGTTTGTTATGGCTCATATTCACTGCAGAACGTTAGTGATGTTATCTTTTGGTGACATGGTGTTTGTCTCTTCACTGCTGTGTTGTAGCATGTCTTTGTGCTCAGTGAACAAAGCTGATTAATACTGTTACGAATGGGGAACTGTCAAATTACCGAAGATGCCTCTATATAGAAGAGGAAAACAATCATAGGGCTTATGCTAAGagttatgtcattttcttttcattagCTATTTAGTAACTCCCTTTTCTATTTTCTGTTTGTTGTTTGATTACATGAACAACCTGTTTGTAAGTTCCTTTGATGATCAATACAAAGCTTAATTTGTTACATTATTGTTCCTACTCCATGCCTCTGTGCCCTGTTGCCATGCTCGATTCTCAGTTCAACACCCTCTTTGAATCGGTGAAGGTGATGATGCAAGAGAGTCATTCTAGCTAGTATGGGCTCTTCCATTTGCAGTATGCTATCACCACTGCAGGAGGAGTGAAGTTGTAATTTCTTCTTCacgtaattatttatttttaagctcTCCTTTCATATAGGCTCTTCCATTTTATGGTTATTACTTATTAGcatattagttttatattttgtgcATTTAGATTGTAAAATCTCATTTCCTTTTGACAGAAATAAATGTTTTAAACCATATGTAGGCACTAATTTATACGCATTTCCTTTATTTAtctataataattttctttatatttattttttatatttgtaagaaaaaaattcatgacATCTTCACTAGTTCAATCAGAAATACTTCGTTTGTTTTAATCACCCATAACCAAGAGTGACTTTTCATTAGAAAATGCAACTTTACTGTAGTGAACAATATTCAGATTTTTTGTGTTGTATGGATTCTTATTTAGAAACTGAGAATTACACAACGTTTTGAGCATATTATGTTGTttctaaataattttcttagaaaaaaatCGTATATGGGTTGTGTACCAAAGAGCTGAACCACTGCTTGTTCAATCACAAATTGTACTCTTTaacccaatttatatgacttgcttttttttaatcaatttcaaAAGAATAACACATCTCTTTatttagtactccctccatcccataaAATAGTTATTCCATATTACTTGATCACTTACTAAATCatgatagaattaattaattttctttctattttatctCACAGTTGATGGGGTCTTTGGAGTGTGAACAATTCCCAATAAGCTATTCATATACTcaatattgttataaaataatacagtGCGGATGTCTactacaccaagaagttactctcaCCAATTATCTACATTACTTCCCTCCATTATGAAAATAACCTCCAACTTTATGatcattattcttgtaaccttccACCTCCATAACATCATCCATTATATTATGACCAACATTTTATACGTCtcttacactataaatagagacatgaggttcatattgtatacacaTGAAAATTTGTTGATACATTTAAATACTTTTAAGAATAAGAAAAGCTCCATCTCTTGTCTCCAtatttctattgctttcatCTTCTATAGTTCTTGTCTTATTGCTTTAGTTTTAATACTTAATCTATAGTCACAAAAACATTTATAccataatttatattataaattacaattttttgcatatcaaaaatatgaaaaaatacatcatagaATATTAGTTAAAGGTCTtataatttgactctaaaaaagaaaaacatgacaattaaaagtgaatagAGAGAGTATCATAGAATGCAAAAGTCACTCTTAAACTCCAAATCAACTCAAACtaaatcacataaaatgaaatgaagagAGCAACTAGATAATATTTCTCCTAGAAAGAACCTTGTCTCCTACGGTTCACATCCATTAACAGAGACAATAGATGCAGCAAGTACTAAGAAAATAGGGGATCAAAAGTAGCCAAGTTTATCAAATATCCAACCTTCAATGACTCGTGGAGTCCTGTGTACTGTTAAAATCACACGGCCATTTCAGCCAATCAGAACAGAGATATAATTGATGGCTGCGTATTCTGGTTTTGTACGCTCAAGTGTCTTCCTGCGTAGCATAATTATGTATAGACACAAGTCAAACATATAAAATTGTACACCAACAAACGTATGAAAACAAGATGGCAAGGGCAAAATATTGTATACCACACTTCAAACAACATTAGTCCCAAACTGATCCGCATTTGATTTTATCAAAAGATCCATTCAGAATCTGTAAGCTCTGGCAATTGAAATCAGGTCCGCCCAAACAAAACAGTAATAACCCTTCAACAAGGGAAACGAGTGTGGGGTTTTTAAGCTTTAACCCACTCTAATAAGATTTTGAATTATTACAAAAAGGCAAAAGGAAAAATGATAATTGTCTCCCCAACTGAATACTCAAATGTAACACCAAAAAGATTTTCATCACCATCTAATTCTAAAAGGATGTTACGAGGCTGACTTAGGCACCGCCAGATCCGTATTTCTTTCCCAAAACAAGAACCTGAAGCTTGTCATATCCGGCCAACACACCAGCACCGGCAACAGCTCGGAGGATGTTAGCACCAGCACCCTTGAACAGAGATTTGGGACCCTCATTCTTGACGATCTGGGAGAATGCATCGAGCGAGCTCTTGTACTTAACCGCCTCACCGGATGTCATCATCATTCTTCTTCTTACCGTATCAATTGGGTAAGAAGCAAGACCAGCACCATTGGTGATGAGCCAACCAAGTCCAAAGCTAGCAAAGAAACTATCCTGTATACAGCACCATAATAAGGGTCAGATACTATAGTTTTTTATACTAAAACATTTATTTATCCATATTAACCTCACAAAAGAAACTCAATCAATTACAATTATCCACTTTCTagcaaacaactcaaggaagaCGAAAATATCAGCTGAAATTGACAATCTTTTACGAAAAATGCTGAATTCTTATCACTCTCCCACAATAAGTCCTAAACATTGTCTTCTCCAACATGAAAACATTCATGCATATATACAGCCAACAAAATGGCAAGACCAACAATATTTTGGTTTGACACAGCAAACGACAATATTCAGAATAGTATAAAGACATGAACAAGCAGAGCAAAGCCAACATATACAAACACTAACCTGCAGGTTTCCTGTCAAGAGGACAGGCTTCAAGGAGTCGTACATTCCAAAGTACAAACCCCGGTAAACAATGATACCAACACATGAAATGTTGAATCCACGGTATAGACCAGCAATTCCATCAGATTTAAGTGTCTTCCTGTAGACATCAACCAAACCATTGAACTGCCTCTCACCTCCCTTCTTTGAAGCCTTGGCATCATTAGCAAGACGGGTACGAGCATAGTCCAAGGAGTAGacaaagaacaaagaagaagcaCCAGCAGCGCCACCTGAGGCAAGGTTGCCAGCAAACCACTTCCAGTAGCCATCACGGTCCTTCTTGAAGTTGAAGAGTCTCTTGAAGTAGTCCTTGAATGCAAAGTTCAGGGCCTGTGGAACAGAGCATCAGTCAGTCAATGCTCGACTTGAGCAAACAACAGAGCAATAAATGTGCATGTATCTTTGATGCATAAATTACAGCCCTCAAAATGAAGACAAATGGTAAACCTGAGTGGGGAAATAACGGATAACATTAGCAGTGTTTCCTCTCCATAAAGACCCAAAACCTTCTTCCTTAATTGTCCTCCCAAAACATTCGCCAATTCCCTTGTATGGTTCTGAGAGCCTACCAGCCTTGAGCATCTCATCTTGATTTTGGATCAATAGTTTCACACGCTCAATTGGGGCAGCAGCGGTCTTTGATACAGCAGCAGAAACTCCACCCATGAGAAAGTCAGTGGCAAAAGCTGCAAGTCCTTTCTCTTGAGGAGCCTGCACAAACACAGGTGAGGCATTTGAGGTGATCAATGATAGATCCTGAGTGGCTTGGCCTCTCTGCAGTCCAGCATTGGAGTAGTTGCCATAAGCAAAATGCCTCTGGTAAATAGCAGGCTGAACGCCCCCATAGCGAGCATGGACATCTTGGGATAGACTAGAGCGCAAGTGCAGCTGGTTAGCTGCCTTCTGGAAAACAGTTGGATGCTGGTTCATATCTGCCATGGCAACGTTTAAAAAAGTCCTGCACAGATTgaacatgaatcaaatctctATGCTTACGCTCAACATTGACAAAATAAGTCCATAAATCCAGCAAAGTACAAAAAAATTGCTGCCATAAACACTAGGAGTTCTCATCATTCATCTGCTGATCAGCACACTAAACAATTAAGACCATCTATCTAATCACAATATATACATACCCCAACACAAACTTAAAAACATTACTGAACATAGTATTCTCACATTTACCCACCATTTGAAATGGCAATTCCTTTGCTGCCTTAGAAGTGTCTACAGCTACCACTTTAATGATCTCTACTTAGCAATTAAAGTAggcaaaactttaactcaaaatttaatgtttaaagTCTATTGATAAATCTTGTTCAAGTcaaatctcaaaatattttatgctGGAAAATGTGCATTAAAAGCTCAACCAAACAACTTCACACAAAAAGAATATATTTCACAATTAGCACGAATTCAAATAATAAACAAGAATTAGATTTACAAATCTTGAATTGCATCAATTCCAATTTCATTAGCTGATTTAGATTTACAAACAGACCGCCATATCAATTTCAGAATAATGTTTAATATCTTGTGCACAAAGTACTAACAGTATGCATAGCATGCTTGCACTAATTGAGTCCTATAATTATATAACATAAGACAGCcctaatatatatagatagtaAGATTCCCCTGATTCAACCTCAATGCTAAATTCGAACATGAATCAACTCGTAAttcattaataaatttaaacaataaaattaatcTTCCTCTGACCCAAGTTTAAGTCGATAGTACTTCCTTCATAGTCTGCCACATTTCTTATAATAAAAAGCAATTTAATACTCATACTACCAATTAGATTATTTATAGCCACAAAAACATATACATAGCTTGTTTTAGATCAcacatttataaaattattctttcttaaactcgGTGACTAGTAAACCCTAGTCAACCGCAATCACATAAACTGAGGATGGACTATATAAAGTACTACAACCAGCAATTCTACAAAACGTTCAGTAAAAATCTACTAAAAATCACTATACGTTGTCTATGGAGCAGCACAATGAATGAACATAGCAATACTATAACCCATTGACCAGATCTGCGCCTCAACAGTCAAAATATTCATCCACAACTAAAAAAGCATTGAAAATCACAAATAAGAGCAGATCCATTAACCTAAATCACATTTCTAGCAAAAACAAAATCAGATCTCCATAACACCTTCAAAACTACTCAGAAATGAACCGCACTAACGTTACAAAACAGAACAATCACTATATTTATCAGATCTAATCAGAAAACAGTTAAAACAGTAAAATGAATACATATACATAAGCAAAAAGGAGatcaaaaatctgaaaaaaataaaactaaacgATCTATTGTAGCCATTagagaaaaagagagagagattaTACCTTCGTTCGACTCGCCTCAAAAGTAGTGATGGAGAGGAGAAGAACGAGGAGATGATGATGAGAAAGAGGAGTGAAAGGAGTCGAAACGGCGAAGGCAACACTGCTATATATATTGGTTTTATTGGGTTGGCTGCCTCACTGACCTATTTTTGCGAATATTTTTGTAGGAATTTGACTTTTAATCCCTACTTCGCGGGCGCATAATTCCATTTTACGACCTCTTTCTTTAGGTATTCCATGTTTGAAATTTATTGATtcgattaattaaaatttatatttttttaatttcaaaataagtgaattgtttgagacattttttatagtttaaaactagtgaattgttcaaagtttaagGGAGTTGTTGgaaacttttttcatttttccccTCATCTATATTTTCTAAATAGTAATTTCTAGAAAGTTAATTGctcatatttatgattttactttgaattatttatatttttaaaaatagtttgagAATAACTAAATGACAACAGTGGAAAGTGGTGTTTATTTTATGTCCTAAACTTTTCTTTTAATGAGTGTGCATTGTCTtaacaattcacttattttgaaattgaaagagtattaaataattttatttatttttattaaagttatgatatataaatttaagGCGAAATGGTTTGATGGACCCTTCtacttgtatgagtttgtattctCGACACTTCTACTTGACCTTTTGTCAACTGAACTTTtaaactcaatattttaagTCGTTCTAACCATTGACCAAGCTTATGTGGCAACTTAATTATTGAGTTGGCACAAATACATGTTTTAATGCGTTGAAGAAGCGTGAACATCAAAATTTaggctaaaataattatttttttcacttctttcttcttttcccaccccaccccaccccatttcgttttctctttttaatcaCCATGCACCTTCTTCCTCATCCAAACCTCGTGGGTACTAGGTGCAGGAGGATTTTTGATCTGGTACAAAATTCTCATTCAAAATTGATTCTTGAAAAGGTGTAGGTTGCATTGGGGGTTACTTTTTTTGGTTTGCAGTATAGAAAGAGATCTTGTTACAtaagttaattatataaaaaaatctcttGTACTACTGTTTGTTTTAGTGATAGATGATATAACGACCCTTTAGGCTGTTTTGAGCACTAGACCTCTTTTGATCATAAAAGACTCTTcccataaatattaaataggcTTTTGAACTATTCATTTAActaaagttatttaattgatggatattcttttaaataattaattcaattggTGGTTAATGGGCCAAGTTCATAATGTATTTAATATCCTTTGAGACTTGGTATATAGGTAACAATAAATTAGAGCTTAaaggaatatatttttttttatttcgagTCATTGCACAAACCTGCTTCGGTGTTGACAAATACTTCACTTGATGATAAACGATAAATCTTAATAGACCTTAGATGAATATAATACCTCAAACTATCGGCCTCATCCATGATTAGTATAGTCAACTCATCTATCCAAAGAACATATGTACGATCTTTATCCTCAAAACAACCTAGTGGGTCGTTACATCATCTACCACTAAAATAAACGTTCGTCCTCAaacagtaaaataaataaaagcaaCTGAACATTTAAAACAAATGGGGATATGATCCACATGTCCGACTCATGCTCCTACATAGCCTTCTCAACTGGATGATTCTTCCATTGAATTCTTATAGAAATAATTTCTTTTGACCTCAACTTTCGAGTTTGTCTATCCAATAAGCAAATCCTCCTTAAAAGTTAGATTATGATCAAGTAACACTAAATCCAATTGAATCACATGAAAATCATCCTGATGATACTTATTCAACATCAAAATATGAAGCACAAATTGAAAACTCGACAAATTATGTGGCAAAGACAACTTGTAAGCCACCTGCCAATATGTTGAACAATCTCGAAAGGACCAATATGTCTTAAGCTGGACTTGCCCTTCTTtacaaatctcatcacacctttcaaaGGTGAAACCTTTACTACAACCCACTCTCCAACGATAAACTTCAAATCAAGAACCTCTCGATCTACAAAACTCTTCTACTTACTCTGAGCCGTGAGAAGCCGATTTTGAATCAACTTGATCTTATCAAAAGACTCTCTCAACATATTTGTACCCCACGGCCTAACCTTAAatgcatcaaaccaaccaatcaaaTAACAACATTTTTTACCATACAAAATCTAGAATGGTGTCATCTCAATGCTCGAATGATAACTGTCATTGTATGCAAACTCTACTAAAAACAAAATCTGATACTAAGGATCACCAAAGTCGATCACTCACACCCTCAAGATGTCCTTAAAGACCCGTACAGTCTATTCAAACTAGCCATCAATTTGAGGGTGAAGGGTTGTACTCAGATTCTTTCCGAGTTCCCAACTCTTTCTACATAGACCTCCAGAAATAAGACGTCAATTATGTACctcaatttgaaataataaaaatgggCACCCCATGCAAGTGAACTATCTCCTGAATTTagatttttggtcaacttctcTAAATTATAAGTAGTTTGAATTGATATGAAACATGCAGACTTGGTCAATCAATTCACGATGACCAATATATATCCAACATACCCAAGGTACGTGGCAACCTTACCATGAGGTCCATAGCAATATGCTTTCACTTCCACTCAGGTATGAACATCCTTCGAGTCACACTTCTAGACTTTTGgcgttcatacttcacttgatGATAAACAAATACATCTTAATAGACCTCAAATGAAAAGAATACCTCAAACTATGGGTCTCCTCCATGATCAGTCTAGTCAACTCACATATCCAAAGAACATAAGTACGATATTTTCCTCAAAACTCTCTCACCATCAAATATTTCCTCCTTGGCTTCTTCTTGTCACCTCTTATCTCGAATCTAACACAAACTTTCATCACCAAACTGTCGAATCTGAATTCGCTCCAATAAGGACTACCTTACATCTATGTAAACCAAAACTTTAGATTCTGAAACATCAAGTCTTACAAAGCAATTGGCTTAGGATTGGCATCCATAACTAAAGGACGCTCTCCCACATGTAACAAAGGTAGACAAtccatactcactgcctttcCACCTAAGATATCTACTATCACATATGCCTTGCCCAAATGATAAATGATAGTCCTTGAGCAACTCTAATCATCTATGTGTTGTACAATCCACCACAAACATACACCAAAATTGATAATCAACCATTTACAGCTAAATATCCAATCTTTAATGATAAATCTTGGgttgtatttcaattttttttgcattttgtaCTTAATTAAAGATTTAGTGTTTGAGATGTTCTACTTGTCACTTACTTTTtcgttatttatatttaattgaattgGTAAAAGTGTTGGGTTCGCTTACCTATCGGTTGTGAATATAGGTGCCatcactattttttattttgggacgtgacattttataaatatcatACTTATATCTATTCCAATTTAATAACCATAAAACTATagttatttttgtaagttgttCTAAGAAGTATTTCAAAAGCACTTATTAAAGTActgaaactatttttaaaataagaaattgcatgtttggataaaagtgtttaagttgaaaaaaagttgttgatgtaTTTGGTAC contains:
- the LOC125853085 gene encoding ADP,ATP carrier protein, mitochondrial-like translates to MADMNQHPTVFQKAANQLHLRSSLSQDVHARYGGVQPAIYQRHFAYGNYSNAGLQRGQATQDLSLITSNASPVFVQAPQEKGLAAFATDFLMGGVSAAVSKTAAAPIERVKLLIQNQDEMLKAGRLSEPYKGIGECFGRTIKEEGFGSLWRGNTANVIRYFPTQALNFAFKDYFKRLFNFKKDRDGYWKWFAGNLASGGAAGASSLFFVYSLDYARTRLANDAKASKKGGERQFNGLVDVYRKTLKSDGIAGLYRGFNISCVGIIVYRGLYFGMYDSLKPVLLTGNLQDSFFASFGLGWLITNGAGLASYPIDTVRRRMMMTSGEAVKYKSSLDAFSQIVKNEGPKSLFKGAGANILRAVAGAGVLAGYDKLQVLVLGKKYGSGGA